Proteins found in one Melospiza melodia melodia isolate bMelMel2 chromosome 13, bMelMel2.pri, whole genome shotgun sequence genomic segment:
- the SLC38A8 gene encoding solute carrier family 38 member 8, with protein MERAAGEGRPLLPAAGRSAGLSSPGLSSAGAVFILLKSALGAGLLSFPWAFGRAGGAVPALLVELGSLVFLVSGLAVLGYAAALSAQPTYQGVVRAVCGAAVGKLCEVCFLLNLFMISVALLRVVGDQLEKLCDSLYPNGTLSGAPQLPPWYVDQRFTLSALCVLVIFPLSVPREIGFQKYSSILGTLAACYLTLVVILKYYLQAESLRLTEPPQPSRSSSWTSIFSVIPTICFGFQCHEACVAIYSGMRNQSFSHWVTVSVLSMLICLLIYSLTGLYGYLTFGEAVASDVLMSYPGNDPLVIVARLLFGVSIVTIYPIVVLLGRSVVKDLWAASKRGAVAAPEAHERRGRVALTVTWMAATLGIALFVPDIGKVIELIGGISAFFIFIFPGLCLVCLTGTRSLGPRKKAALIAWGVLSVLGGAFVCGQSAALAVLGLLR; from the exons ATGGAGCGGGCGGCGGGCGAGGGCCGGCCCCTGCTGCCGGCGGCGGGGCGCTCCGCCGGGCTCTCctcgcccgggctctcctccgcCGGCGCCGTCTTCATCCTGCTCAAGTCTGCGCTGGGCGCGGGGCTGCTGAGCTTCCCCTGGGCCTTCGGCAGGGCCGGCGGGGCCGTTCCCGCCCTCCTGGTGGAGCTG ggctcGCTGGTGTTCCTGGTGAGCGGGCTGGCCGTGCTGGGCTATGCCGCGGCCCTCAGCGCCCAGCCCACCTACCAGGGCGTGGTGCGGGCCGTGTGCGGGGCGGCCGTGGGGAAGCTCTGCGAGGTCTGCTTCCTCCTCAACCTCTTCATGATCTCCGTGGCACTCCTCAGGGTGGTGGGTGACCAGCTGGAGAAAC TGTGTGACTCCCTGTACCCCAACGGGACACTGAGCGGGGCCCCTCAGCTGCCCCCCTGGTACGTGGACCAGCGCTTCACCCTCTCAGCTCTCTGTGTCCTCGTCATCTTCCCACTCTCTGTCCCCAGGGAGATCGGCTTCCAGAAGTACTCCAG CATCCTGGGCACGCTGGCTGCCTGCTACCTCACTCTGGTCGTCATCCTGAAATACTACCTGCAGGCAGAGAGCCTGCGTTTGACTGAGCCACCCCAGCCCTCCAG GTCCTCGTCCTGGACGTCCATCTTCAGCGTCATTCCCACCATCTGCTTTGGCTTCCAG TGCCACGAGGCATGTGTGGCCATCTACAGCGGCATGCGCAACCAGAGCTTCTCCCACTGGGTCACCGTCTCTGTGCTCTCCATGCTCATTTGCCTGCTCATCTACTCCCTCACTG GGCTCTATGGCTACCTGACCTTCGGCGAGGCCGTGGCGTCCGACGTCCTGATGTCCTACCCAGGGAATGACCCGCTCGTCATCGTCGCCCGCCTGCTCTTTGGTGTCTCCATCGTCACCATTTACCCCAttgtggtgctgctgggcag GTCCGTGGTGAAGGACCTGTGGGCAGCCTCGAAGCGCGGGGCCGTGGCGGCGCCTGAGGCACacgagcggcggggccgggtggCACTGACGGTCACCTGGATGGCTGCCACGCTGGGCATCGCCCTCTTTGTCCCCGACATCGGCAAAGTCATCGAGCTCATCGGGGGCATCAGCgccttcttcatcttcatcttcccag ggctgtgcctcgTGTGCCTGACTGGGACCCGCAGCCTCGGGCCACGCAAAAA ggctgctctcatcgCCTGGGGCGTTCTCTCCGTGCTCGGCGGTGCCTTTGTCTGCGGGCAGAGCGCTGCCCtggccgtgctggggctgctgcgctga